In a single window of the Candidatus Neomarinimicrobiota bacterium genome:
- the dacB gene encoding D-alanyl-D-alanine carboxypeptidase/D-alanyl-D-alanine-endopeptidase has translation MSRTLYKKIVILAVLSITLTSGCTSTQVATNAEKKVAADTTEVTLQQELRQLLNHPALQTAHVGIYVQDPYTRKVVFARNEHRLFAPASNQKLLTTAAALSTLGPDFRFHTELYTNGRIENGTLYGDLYIRGTGDPTLSGRFHDGDMIRDLENWADALQELDVTRITGDIIADATMFDQDWIGTGWEYDDLSYWYAAQPGALSFNDNCLDVFITPGDSIGAPANLRYEPETDYFRMTNDLVTVHEDSITSYDYHRELNTNDMRFFGKISMSEDRIRDYITIHNPARYTTNVLRDVLTDRGISIDGMIREIPQDEPVDYKGFTQILDYTSPPLIEILNVINRRSQNLYAEQVFKRLGYEVTGKGTFEGGKRAVLEFLGKNGVDTEHLNIADGSGLSRRNLVSPAQIVMVLRSMYTGKYSDEYLRSLPIGGDNGTLSQRFRGTISERRVNAKTGYMGFVRILSGYLNTRDDHTLTFSIMVNGYTTETSVIDEIQDSIVSVIASYSYDELVGK, from the coding sequence ATGAGTCGCACCTTGTACAAAAAAATTGTCATACTTGCTGTTTTAAGTATCACCTTAACATCTGGCTGCACCTCAACCCAGGTCGCGACCAATGCTGAAAAGAAGGTAGCGGCCGATACCACAGAAGTCACTCTGCAGCAGGAGTTACGGCAACTGCTGAATCATCCCGCACTACAGACGGCGCATGTAGGGATCTACGTGCAGGATCCGTACACCCGGAAGGTCGTCTTTGCCCGGAACGAGCACCGGCTGTTCGCCCCGGCTTCAAATCAGAAGCTCCTCACTACTGCGGCGGCGCTTTCCACCCTTGGCCCGGATTTTCGTTTTCACACAGAGCTCTACACAAATGGCAGAATCGAGAACGGGACTCTGTACGGTGACCTCTACATCCGGGGTACAGGCGATCCCACGCTGTCCGGCAGGTTCCACGACGGCGACATGATTCGTGATCTGGAGAACTGGGCCGACGCGTTGCAAGAGCTGGACGTCACCCGCATCACCGGGGATATCATCGCCGATGCCACCATGTTCGATCAGGACTGGATTGGAACCGGTTGGGAGTATGACGATTTGAGTTACTGGTACGCCGCTCAGCCGGGCGCGCTCTCGTTCAACGACAACTGCCTGGACGTTTTCATCACTCCCGGAGACAGCATCGGCGCTCCGGCCAACCTTCGGTATGAGCCGGAGACGGATTACTTCCGTATGACCAACGACCTGGTGACGGTACACGAGGATTCCATCACTTCCTACGACTATCACCGGGAGTTAAACACCAACGATATGCGCTTCTTTGGGAAAATTTCCATGAGTGAGGATAGGATTAGGGACTACATCACGATACATAATCCGGCCCGATACACGACAAACGTTCTCAGAGATGTACTGACGGATCGCGGTATTTCCATAGATGGTATGATCCGGGAAATCCCGCAGGATGAGCCGGTTGACTACAAGGGGTTTACGCAGATCCTGGATTATACATCTCCGCCGTTGATCGAGATCCTCAATGTGATTAATAGGCGCAGCCAGAATCTCTATGCGGAGCAGGTGTTCAAACGGCTGGGTTACGAGGTGACCGGCAAAGGAACCTTCGAAGGAGGAAAGAGAGCCGTACTAGAGTTCCTGGGAAAAAACGGTGTGGATACCGAACACCTGAACATCGCCGACGGTTCCGGTCTCTCCCGGCGGAATCTGGTCTCCCCGGCACAGATAGTGATGGTGCTCCGATCCATGTACACCGGAAAATACAGCGATGAATATTTGCGTTCGCTTCCCATTGGAGGCGATAATGGCACCCTCAGCCAGCGGTTTCGGGGGACAATTTCGGAGCGACGTGTCAATGCCAAAACCGGATATATGGGATTCGTCCGTATCCTTTCCGGTTATTTGAATACCAGAGATGACCATACGCTGACCTTTTCCATCATGGTCAACGGCTACACCACAGAGACCAGCGTGATTGATGAGATTCAGGATTCGATTGTGTCGGTGATCGCGTCGTATTCTTATGATGAACTTGTTGGAAAATAA
- a CDS encoding aspartate kinase, which produces MVILKFGGSSLADIEEIRRVTSIIESQLGRNPVVVVSALGDITNVLEHLADLSLEHSEKFVINELNDFFEPRLYRIISGVVSKNAEQQQCLSDVNRIMQELKNVYRGLTVVKELTPRAMDTLLSYGEKISQTVITHALRSMNIAGVEIPAQKCVITDANFGRADVLWDQTSRSVEEHVVPAIEQNQVPVLQGFVGGTSDGTVTTLGRGGSDYTAAVLGSILGAEDIQIWTDVDGFLNADPGLVDEATTIEKLNIEEAKELANFGARVLHPRTVLPAIERDIPVYIRNTFAPEKQGTVLSGDKTGAGIHCLTAVRDLVRIELSGTAQSREQFADLINSAGWSQIYLTMQSPNAMTAIVDPGEPRLIDRFCEELSDEIECRTETEIGIIGIVGESLTTNSEEYRNLIGILEKFEYDFFPYSPNSNRWLLAVKDFNLSEIFSTLFHEIFNANSGKTSE; this is translated from the coding sequence TTGGTTATTCTGAAATTCGGAGGCTCATCCCTCGCGGATATTGAGGAGATCCGGCGGGTGACCTCGATCATCGAATCCCAGCTCGGGCGGAATCCCGTGGTGGTTGTTTCGGCGCTGGGGGATATCACCAATGTGCTGGAACACCTGGCGGATCTGTCACTGGAGCACTCCGAGAAGTTCGTTATCAACGAGCTGAACGATTTTTTTGAGCCACGGCTGTACCGGATTATCTCGGGAGTAGTTTCCAAAAATGCTGAGCAGCAGCAGTGCCTTTCGGACGTCAACCGGATTATGCAGGAGCTGAAGAACGTCTACCGTGGATTGACCGTGGTGAAGGAGCTCACTCCCAGGGCGATGGATACCCTCCTGAGCTATGGAGAAAAGATCTCGCAAACTGTAATCACGCATGCACTCAGATCTATGAATATTGCCGGCGTGGAGATTCCGGCACAGAAGTGCGTCATCACGGATGCCAATTTCGGTCGGGCGGACGTGCTGTGGGACCAGACGAGCCGCTCGGTGGAGGAACACGTCGTTCCGGCGATCGAACAAAACCAGGTGCCGGTGCTCCAGGGATTTGTCGGCGGAACGAGCGACGGGACAGTCACGACACTCGGTCGCGGCGGATCGGATTATACTGCGGCGGTACTCGGGTCGATCCTTGGGGCGGAAGATATCCAGATATGGACGGACGTGGACGGCTTCCTGAATGCTGACCCCGGATTGGTGGACGAAGCGACAACCATTGAGAAACTCAATATCGAAGAGGCGAAGGAACTGGCGAATTTCGGCGCCCGGGTGCTGCATCCGCGGACGGTGCTGCCGGCCATTGAACGAGATATTCCAGTGTATATCCGGAACACGTTTGCGCCGGAAAAGCAGGGAACGGTGCTCTCCGGAGATAAAACCGGGGCAGGCATCCACTGTCTGACGGCGGTACGTGACCTCGTCCGCATAGAACTCAGCGGCACTGCTCAATCCCGCGAGCAATTTGCCGATCTCATAAATTCCGCCGGATGGAGCCAAATCTATCTCACCATGCAGTCGCCGAATGCTATGACTGCAATAGTTGATCCCGGAGAACCAAGATTGATCGACCGATTCTGTGAGGAGCTCTCCGATGAAATCGAATGCAGAACTGAGACGGAGATCGGGATCATTGGAATTGTGGGCGAGTCACTGACAACCAACTCCGAAGAATACCGCAATTTGATCGGAATTCTTGAGAAATTCGAATACGATTTTTTCCCGTATTCGCCAAATTCCAACCGGTGGTTGCTGGCCGTGAAAGACTTTAATCTTAGCGAAATTTTCAGTACACTTTTTCACGAAATCTTTAACGCAAACTCCGGAAAGACATCCGAATGA
- the dapB gene encoding 4-hydroxy-tetrahydrodipicolinate reductase, protein MKIAVIGTGNTGQHVAGQAESRGHEVVETFDIDHPLTEENAPENVTFIDFSVGEMVPEYVDIAGKTGNNIVIGTTGWYDQLESVEKSVEESGIGCLYAPNFALGVNLFFRGTEFISKLFGSQNYDITIHEEHHTKKSDAPSGTALELGKIALKQFDSKSELLVGNPDGRIKPEQLQISSSRVGDVYGNHRIVIEGEHDRIEFSHSIKSRKTLAEGAVIAAEWLEGKQGLYTIHDLIDDILQEGQA, encoded by the coding sequence ATGAAAATTGCCGTTATCGGGACTGGGAACACCGGTCAACATGTGGCGGGACAGGCCGAATCGCGCGGCCACGAGGTTGTGGAAACGTTCGATATTGACCATCCCCTGACCGAAGAGAATGCGCCGGAAAACGTCACATTCATCGACTTTTCAGTGGGAGAGATGGTACCGGAATATGTAGACATCGCCGGGAAGACCGGGAATAATATTGTCATCGGCACCACGGGCTGGTATGATCAGCTTGAATCGGTGGAAAAATCGGTTGAAGAGTCTGGCATCGGGTGTCTCTATGCGCCGAATTTTGCGCTGGGGGTGAACCTCTTTTTCCGGGGAACGGAATTCATCTCAAAACTATTCGGATCGCAGAATTACGATATCACTATCCACGAGGAGCACCATACCAAAAAATCCGATGCTCCCAGCGGGACGGCATTGGAACTCGGGAAGATCGCGTTGAAGCAGTTCGATTCGAAGTCCGAACTCCTGGTCGGGAATCCGGACGGTCGGATCAAACCTGAGCAGCTGCAGATTTCATCGTCACGGGTAGGAGATGTCTACGGAAATCACCGGATTGTCATCGAAGGGGAACACGACCGGATCGAATTCAGTCATTCGATAAAATCCCGGAAGACTTTAGCGGAAGGAGCCGTTATTGCAGCGGAATGGCTGGAAGGGAAACAGGGGCTGTACACCATACACGATTTAATCGACGATATTTTACAGGAAGGACAAGCATGA
- the dapA gene encoding 4-hydroxy-tetrahydrodipicolinate synthase, translated as MSNKRFTGAGVALVTPFNEQGDIDIPSVHSLVEWHLESGTDMILPSGTTGEAATLSKDEFAELVTAVLEVVDGRIPVIPGTGTNSTAKVIEMSQLAQSLGADGVLVVSPYYNKPTQAGLYEHYKAVAESIEIPVVMYNVPGRTSSNISAETQLRLAEIPNIVATKEASGNFKQIMHIIDNCPDDFSVLSGDDSDAFSIVALGGDGVVSVVANEMPAEMSKMIEQALSGNFAGARELHYTMLPLMEANFFETNPIPVKTVLAAMGKIQEKFRLPMVPIADENRKKLLAVAKSMGLIS; from the coding sequence ATGAGCAATAAACGATTTACGGGGGCCGGCGTCGCACTGGTGACCCCGTTCAATGAGCAGGGCGATATTGATATCCCGTCGGTGCATTCACTGGTAGAGTGGCATTTGGAATCCGGGACGGATATGATTCTCCCGTCCGGCACCACCGGCGAGGCGGCCACGCTTTCCAAAGATGAATTTGCTGAACTGGTTACAGCGGTGCTGGAGGTCGTCGACGGCAGGATTCCGGTTATTCCCGGAACCGGAACCAATAGTACTGCAAAGGTTATCGAGATGTCGCAGCTCGCCCAATCGCTGGGAGCCGATGGGGTACTGGTGGTCTCACCGTATTACAATAAGCCAACTCAAGCCGGCCTGTACGAGCATTATAAGGCCGTCGCCGAGTCCATTGAAATCCCTGTCGTGATGTATAATGTACCGGGCCGCACCAGCAGCAATATCTCTGCGGAGACGCAGTTGCGATTGGCAGAGATCCCGAACATCGTCGCCACCAAGGAAGCGTCCGGAAATTTCAAGCAGATCATGCATATTATCGATAATTGTCCGGATGATTTCAGCGTTCTCTCCGGGGATGACTCCGACGCTTTCTCGATAGTTGCGCTGGGCGGAGACGGCGTAGTCTCGGTGGTTGCCAACGAGATGCCGGCCGAAATGTCCAAGATGATTGAGCAGGCGCTGAGTGGCAATTTCGCTGGGGCCAGAGAACTCCATTATACGATGCTTCCGCTGATGGAGGCGAACTTCTTTGAAACGAATCCGATCCCGGTGAAGACGGTACTGGCAGCCATGGGGAAAATTCAGGAAAAATTCCGCCTGCCGATGGTGCCGATAGCAGACGAGAACAGGAAAAAGTTACTGGCCGTGGCGAAATCGATGGGGCTTATTTCATGA
- a CDS encoding 2,3,4,5-tetrahydropyridine-2,6-dicarboxylate N-succinyltransferase, with translation MTTDQIKERIQELYDENPDNYTEQDETLFTEFKSLLNEGTVRSAEPQSDGWKAVSWVKEGILIGFRMGKLVDYSVNEQFRYFDKHTYPLKQLTLENQVRQVPGGSSIRDGSYISPEVVIMPPVYINVGAYVDAESMVDSHALVGSCAQIGSRVHLSAGVQIGGVLEPIGALPVIVEDGVMVGGSSGIYEGTIVKQNAVIGAGVTLTAGTPIYDLVNEEVIRAKPGEPLVVPEDAVVVPGSRKIEKDFAEENGLSIYTPLIVKYRDEKTDSATVLEDSLR, from the coding sequence ATGACGACTGACCAAATCAAAGAACGTATTCAGGAATTATACGACGAAAATCCGGATAACTATACCGAGCAGGATGAGACCCTCTTTACTGAGTTTAAATCACTGCTGAACGAGGGAACTGTCCGATCTGCAGAGCCGCAGTCTGACGGCTGGAAGGCGGTAAGCTGGGTCAAAGAGGGGATTCTAATTGGTTTCCGCATGGGGAAGTTGGTGGACTATTCGGTGAACGAACAGTTCCGGTATTTTGACAAACACACTTACCCGCTGAAGCAATTGACGCTAGAGAATCAGGTGCGACAGGTGCCCGGCGGTTCGAGTATCCGCGACGGCTCCTACATATCTCCGGAGGTGGTGATTATGCCGCCGGTGTATATCAACGTGGGCGCGTATGTGGATGCGGAGAGCATGGTGGATTCCCACGCGCTGGTGGGATCGTGTGCCCAGATCGGCAGCCGGGTGCACCTGAGTGCCGGCGTACAGATCGGCGGGGTGCTGGAGCCCATCGGCGCGTTGCCGGTGATTGTGGAGGACGGCGTGATGGTGGGCGGCAGCAGCGGGATCTACGAGGGGACAATCGTGAAGCAGAACGCCGTCATCGGCGCGGGCGTTACGCTGACGGCGGGAACACCGATCTACGATCTGGTGAATGAGGAAGTGATCCGCGCGAAGCCTGGGGAACCGCTGGTGGTGCCGGAGGATGCCGTGGTGGTGCCTGGCTCCCGGAAGATTGAGAAGGACTTCGCCGAAGAGAACGGGCTTTCAATTTACACGCCGCTGATCGTGAAGTACCGGGATGAGAAAACGGATAGTGCGACCGTGTTGGAGGATTCGTTGCGGTGA